From the Anaeromyxobacter dehalogenans 2CP-1 genome, the window GCCTGGCGCTGCCCGGTCGCCGTCGAGCGCGCCAGCCCGGTGGTCGCGGTCGCCGACAACTACGACCGGCTCCACTACCCGCCCGGCGGCGCGGCCCGCGACGCGCGCCACACCCGCTACGTCTCCGACACGCACCTGCTCCGCACCCAGACCACCGCCCTGGTGCCGCCGGCGCTCCGCAGGCTCGCCGCGGCGCCGCCGCAGGACGTGCTGCTGGTCTGCCCGGGCATGGTGTACCGGCGCGACGCCATCGACCGCCTCCACACCGGCGAGCCGCACCAGGTGGATCTGTGGCGGATCCGCCGCGGCCCGCCGCTCGGCGTGCACGAGCTGGCGGAGATGATCGCCGGCGCGGTCCGGGCGGTGCTGCCCGAGCTCACGCTCTCCGTGGTGCCATCGCCGCACCCGTACACGCGCGAGGGCCGCCAGATCGACGTCCGCGTGCGCGGCGAGTGGATCGAGATCGGCGAGTGCGGCCTCGTCACGCCCGAGGTGCTCGCCGAGGCCGGGCTGCCCGAGGACGCGAGCGGGCTCGCCATGGGGCTCGGGCTCGACCGCCTGGTGATGCTGGCGAAGGGGCTCGACGACATCCGCCTGCTCCGCTCCGACGACCCGCGCATCGCGGCCCAGATGCAGGACCTCTCGCCGTGGCGGCCGGTGTCGCGCCACCCGCCGATGCGCCGCGACCTCTCGGTGGCGGTGGCGGCGGACGCGGGCGCGGAGGCGCTCGGCGACCGCGTGCGCGAGGCGCTCGGGCCGCGCGCCGCCGACGTCGAGGACATCGAGGTCCGGTCGGAGACGCCCTGGGAGGCGCTGCCGGAGTCGGCCCGGGCGCGGCTGGGGATGCGCCCGGGACAGAAGAACGTGCTGCTCCGGCTCGTGCTGCGCGCGCTGGGGCGGACGCTCACCGACGACGAGGCCAACCGGCTCCGCGACGCCGTCTACGCCGCGGTGCACGAGGGCACCGAGCACGCCTGGGCCTGCGGCGCGGTCCCCGCCTCCTAGCTTCCGCCCCCGGCGGGGGTGCGGAGGCCCGCGGGCACCCCGCGCCCCGGCCCGGGGCTATCCTGGGAGGTGACGTCCCCCGGGAGGCCACGCCGTGCGACTGCCGGAGTACGACCGCCTCGACGCGCTCGGCCTGGCCGAGCTGGTCGCGCGCCGCGAGGTGTCCGCGCCCGAGCTGCTGGAGGCGGCGCTGGAGCGCGCCGACCGGCGCAATCCGTCCATCAACGCCATCGTCGCCCGCTACGACGACGAGGCCCGCGCCCGCGCCCGCGGCCCGCTCCCCGCCGGCCCGCTCTCGGGTGTCCCGTTCCTGCTGAAGGACCTGCTGGCCGCGTGGAAGGGCCACCCGTACACCTGCTCCTCGCGGCTGCTGGCCGGGTTCGTGGCGCCGGAGGACGCGGAGACGGTGCGCCGGTTCCAGGCGGCCGGGCTGGTGCTGTTCGGGCAGACCAACACGCCGGAGCTGGGCGTCATGGGCGTCACCGAGCCGGCGCTGCGCGGGCCGACGCGGAACCCGTGGAACCCGGCGTTCACCTCGGGCGGCTCGTCGGGCGGGAGCGCGGCGGCGGTGGCGGCGCGGATCGTCCCCGCCGCGCACGGCAACGACGGCGGCGGCTCGCTGCGCATCCCGGCGTCCGTGTGCGGGCTGTTCGCGCTGAAGGCGACGCGCGGGCGCGTCACGCTGGCGCCGGCGTTCGGCGAGGCGCTGGGCGGGTTCGCGATCGACGGCGTGCTGACGCGCTCGGTGCGCGACTCCGCGGCGCTGCTCGACGCCATCGACGGCCCGGCGCCGGGCGATCCGTACGCGGCGCCGCCGAAGGAGCGACCGTTCCTCGCCGAGGTGGGCGCGCCGCCGGGGCGCCTGCGCATCGCGTTCACGCGCGAGGGCCTGTTCGCGCGCTCCACCGACGCGGAGTGCGCCGCGGCGGTGGACGCGGCGGCGCGGCTGCTCGCCGACCTCGGGCACGAGCTGGTCGAGGCGCGCCCGAAGTTCCCGCGCGACGCGCTGGCGCGGGCGTACCTGGTGACGCTCGCGGCGCAGACCGCGGCCGACGTCGCGCTCGCCGCCCGCCACGCGGGCCGCCGCCCGCGCGCCGGGGACCTCGAGCCGGAGACGGCCGCGCTCGCGGCGGGCGGCCGCGCGCTCTCGGCGCAGGACCTGGTGCTGGCCCGCGTCGAGCTGGAGCAGGCCTCGCGGGGCGTGGCGGCGTTCTTCGAGCGGCACGACGCGCTGCTCACGCCCACGCTGGCGCGCCCGCCGGTCCGGGTCGGGGCGCTGGCGGCGCGCTCGCACGAGCGGCTCGCGCTGCGGCTGGTGGCCCGCCTCGGCTCGCGCCGGCTGCTGGAGCGCCTCTTCGACGAGCTGGGCAGCCGCTCGTTCGACGCCACCGGCAACACCATGCTGTTCAACCAGACCGGCCAGCCGGCGATGAGCCTGCCGCTCCACTTCAGCCGCGAGGGCCTGCCCATCGGCGTGCAGGTGGTGGGGCGCTTCGGGGCCGAGGCGACGCTGTTCCGGCTCGCGGCGCAGGTGGAGCAGGCCGCGCCGTGGGCCGGCCGGGCGCCGCCGCTCAGCGCGTGAACGGCCAGATCAGCGGGACGCCCAGGGTGAGCAGCGCCACGATCGCGAGCGTGAGCGGGGTCCCCACGCGCACGAAGTCCGAGAAGCGGTACCGGCCCGCCCCGTAGACCAGCATCGACGCCGGCTCGAGCGGGGTCACGAACGAGCAGGAGCCGGCCAGCGTCACGCCGATCGCGAACGGGCGCGGGTCCACGCCGAGCCGGTGCGCCGCGGCGACGGCGATGGGCAGCATCACCAGCGCGGCGGCCTGGTTGCTCATGGGCGCGGAGAGCACGATGGTGAGCACCACCAGCGCGAGCAGCACGCCGCGCGGGCCCGCCGCCGCCCCCGCCTCCGCCAGCCGCTCCCCGAGCAGCCGCCCCGCGCCGCTCGCCTCCATCGCGAGGCCGAGCGCAAGCATCGACCCCACCAGCAGCACCACGCGCCAGTCCACCCGCAGCGCACGCCGCGCGTCCACGCAGCCGGTGAAGATCATCGCGAGCAGCCCGGCCAGCCCGGCCACCGCCATGGGCAGCAGGCCGGCGGTGCCCACCGCCAGCGCGCCGAGGAAGATCGCCGCCGCGAGCAGCGCCTTGCGCCGGCGCAGCGGCTCCGCGTCCACGCCGCTCAGGACGAGGAGCACGCCGCCGTCGGCGAGGGCGCGGACGCGCTCCCGCAGGCCGCGCAGCAGCAGCAGGTCGCCCGCGGCGATGGGGAGCGCGGCGATGGACGCGGCGCGGCGGCGGCCGCCCGCGAGGAGCTGCAGCTTGGTGAGGCGCTGCACGGCGGGGCGGCGGTGGATGCCCAGCACCTCCAGCCCGAGCTGCGCCCCGAGGTCCGCGTCGGCGACCACCTTGCCGGCCAGCCGCGAGCCGGGCGGCACCGACGCCTCCACCACCACCGGCGCGTCCGGCGCGCCGGGCGCGCGCGCCGGCGCGGACTCCGCCGTGGCGCCGGGCGGCGTGCCGCCGGTGCCGAGCGCCACCCCGGGCGCGCCCGCGGCCTCGACGATCTCCTCCCGGCGCCCCTCCACCACCACGCGGTCCTCCGGCGCCAGCACCGCCCCCGGGTCGGGAGGCCGCGGCTCGCCCCGGCGCACCACCGCCACCGGCCGCGCGCCGATGGTCGGCGCCACCTCCGAGAGCGGCTGGCCCACGTGCGGCGAGCCCGCCGGCACCGCCACCTCCGACAGGTAGGCGCGCTCCGGCACCGCGTCGGGCACCACCGGGCGCGCCCCGCGCCGGAGCAAGGGGCGCGCGAGCAGCGCGACCAGCGCGATGCCCACCACGGCGATGGGCAGCCCGAGCGGCGCGAGCTCCACCACCCCGATCCGCCCCAGCCCGGAGCGCGCCATGGCCGCGCTCATCACCAGGTTGGTGGAGGTGCCGAACAGGAGCACCGTGCCGCCCAGCATCGAGGCGTACGCCATGGGCAGGAGCACGTCGCGCTTCGACAGGCCGACGCGCTGCGCGCCGCTCACCGCCACCGGGAGGAACGCGGCGGCGGTCACGGTGTTCGAGACGAAGGCGGAGAACGCGGCCACGGTGACCAGCAGCGCGACCAGGAACGCGACCGGGCCGAACCGGCCGAGCACGGTGAGCCGCTCCCCCACCGCGTTCACCACCCCGGTGGCGGCGAGCCCCTGCGTCATCGCGAGCAGCGTGAAGATGAAGATCACCGTGTCGTCGGAGAACCCCGAGAACGCCTGCTTCGGCGTGAGCACGCGCGTCGCCGCGAGCAGGCACACCACGAGCAGCGAGGTGACCTCGACCGGGACCCACTCGGTCCAGAAGAGCACCAGCGCGAGGAGCACCGTGCCGAGCACCAGGGCCGCCGCCACGCGCCGTCCCCCTCGCTCACGCGCCGGCGGGCGCGGCCGCGTCGCCGGCGCTCCGGTCGCGCACGAACTGGAGCACCACCAGCGCCACCACGTGATCGAGCTCGACCTCCATGCGGCGGACGTCGGCGGGCTCGACGCCCTCCGGCCCCGCCACCCAGGCGTCGAGCAGGCACTCGCGGAGCAGCCCGAGCTCGCCGATCACCTCCACGAGATCGAACCCCTGCGAGACCCGCTCGATGGCGTGGTGGTGCCCGAACGCGTCCCGCTCCTCGTCGGGCGCGCCGCCGTGGTCGAGGCGGTCGGCCAGCCACCGCAGCAGCTCCGGCACCTGGTCGAAGAGCGCCGGCCCGGGCGCCTGCGCCGCGCTGGCGAGCGTCCGCACCCCCGCCTCCCAGGTGGCCAGCACCTCGTCCTGGGTCTCCCGGATCCGCTCCGCCAGCCGGCTCCCCACGCGCGCACCTCCTCGGCAGAGGATGTCCACGCGGCGCCGCCCGCGTCGCCGGGTCCCGGGCGATGGCTCAGCGGGGGGCGGAACGGCCGGGGCCGAGCTCGCCCGCGAGCGCCTGCAGCGCCTCGCGCGTCCCGGGGCCGTCGAGCGCGCGCGCCGGGGCGCGCTGGAGCAGCGCCGCGGCCAGCTCGGCGGAGCCGTCCAGCCAGGCGCTCACGCCGAGCGACGGGCTCCCCTCCTCGCCCAGCAGCACCAGGCCCGCGTGCGCCCGCCAGGTCTCCACCCGGACCTCGCGGATCCGCGTCCACCGGAGCAGCGCGGCGGGGCGGCCGCGCAGGCGCAGCTCGAGGCCGTCCTCGCCGAGGCGGAAGGCGCGGCCGGAGCGCAGCGCGCTCGCGACCAGGAACACCACCCCCAGCGCGACGAGGCCCGCCAGGCCGAGGCCGGCCGCGCCGGGTTGCTCGCGCACCGCGCGCACGGCCACCGCGCCGAGCGCGGGCGCGAGCAGGAGCGGGAACGCGAGCCGGCGGGCGATGCCGGCGCGCAGGAGGGCGGCGCCGGACGCGTGGCGCGGCGCCCGGGCCCGCGGCGGCCGGCGCACCGCGACCATCAGCAGCGCGAACCAGCCGAAGAGCGCCGCGGCCTGCGCGGCGAGCGCGACGTCCGCGCGCCCGTCGCCACGCCCCCACAGCACCGCCGCGCCCACCACGAGCGCGACCGCCGCGACGGACAGCGCCAGGCGCCGGTTCTCCTTCCAGGGGGGCCAGGCGGCGCGGCGGCGGCGGGCGAGCGGCATGGGCGCGGAGTCTAGCAGCCGCGGTTCCCGGTCCGGCATGGAACGTGGCAAGCTGCCGCCATGGAAGCGGCGCTGAACCGGCTCGAGGCCCGGGTCCTCGTGTACGTGATGGAGCACGTCCCCGCCGCGGGCGGCGGGCGCGCGGTCGAGGTCGCGCTCGACCCGGAGGGCCCGCCGGCCGTGTTCGCGTCGGCACCGCTCGCGCCCAGCCCGGGCGCGGCGGTGGTGTTCACGCTCGGCCGGACCGGCCGCCGCGTGGTCGCCACGCTCACCGACGCGGACCCGATGGTGGTCGGCACGCTGCTCGCGCGCGTGGAGCGGGTGGCGCCCTTCGGCGACGCGGTCCGGATCCTCCCGTTCGCCGACCCCGCGCTGGCGGAGGCCGGGCGCGCCGGGGTGGCGCTGCTCCCGCCGAGCGCCGGCCGCTGGTTCCCGGACCTGCCGGACGCGATCCGCTTCGACGCGGAGCTGGTGCAGGTGTCGATGGCCGCGTTCCTCTCGCCGCATGAGCTCGCGGAGGCGCAGGCCCACGGCCCGGCGGCGCTGCTGGCCGCGTTCGGGCGCGGCGAGCGCGACCTCATCCGCTTCGGCGCGCGCCCGCGCTAGGCCGCCGGCAGCCCCGCCAGCGCCCGCACCACCTGCACCACGCCCTGGCCCAGCCGCGGCGGGACGTAGCCGCCCTCCAGCACCGCCGCGATCCGGTCGCAGCCCGCGGCGGCGCACCGCGCCAGCAGCGTCCGCGTCATCGCGTGCAGGTCGGCGGGCTCGAGGTGCAGGCCGCCCTCCGGGTCGCCCTCCAGCGGGTCGAAGCCGGCCGAGAGCAGCACCAGGTCCGGCTGGAACTCGGCGAGCGCCGCCGCCAGCCCCTCCTCGAAGAGCCGACGCTGCTCGGGGGCGCGCGTGCCGTGCGGCACCGCCACGTTGCGGGTGGTCCCCTCGCCCGCGCCGGCGCCGCGCTCCTCCGGCGCGCCGGTGTGCGGGTAGTGCGGCCACAGGTGCACCGAGAGCACGTAGACGGCGGGGTCCTCCCAGAAGATGGACTGCGTGCCGTCGCAGTGGTGGACGTCCCAGTCCACCACGAGCACCCGCCGCGCCAGCCCCGCCGCCTGGACCGCGCGCGCCGCGATCGCGACGTTGTTGAGCAGGCAGTACCCGCCGCCGCGGTCCGCCCAGGCGTGGTGGCCCGGCGGCCGGACCAGCGCGAACGCCGCCCCCGCCTCGCCGCGCGCCACCCGCTCGGCCGCCTCGATGGCCGCGCCGGCGGCGGCCACCGCCGCGCGCCAGGAGCCCGCCGACACCGGCGTCTCCGGCTCGAGCCAGTCGAGCATCCGGGTGCGCGCCGCCGCCTCCACGTGGGCGCGCACGCGGGCGAGGTGCCCGGGGGTGTGGACGCGCAGCAGCGCCTGCTCGGTCGCCCGCGCCGCCTCGACGCGCACCA encodes:
- a CDS encoding amidase; amino-acid sequence: MRLPEYDRLDALGLAELVARREVSAPELLEAALERADRRNPSINAIVARYDDEARARARGPLPAGPLSGVPFLLKDLLAAWKGHPYTCSSRLLAGFVAPEDAETVRRFQAAGLVLFGQTNTPELGVMGVTEPALRGPTRNPWNPAFTSGGSSGGSAAAVAARIVPAAHGNDGGGSLRIPASVCGLFALKATRGRVTLAPAFGEALGGFAIDGVLTRSVRDSAALLDAIDGPAPGDPYAAPPKERPFLAEVGAPPGRLRIAFTREGLFARSTDAECAAAVDAAARLLADLGHELVEARPKFPRDALARAYLVTLAAQTAADVALAARHAGRRPRAGDLEPETAALAAGGRALSAQDLVLARVELEQASRGVAAFFERHDALLTPTLARPPVRVGALAARSHERLALRLVARLGSRRLLERLFDELGSRSFDATGNTMLFNQTGQPAMSLPLHFSREGLPIGVQVVGRFGAEATLFRLAAQVEQAAPWAGRAPPLSA
- a CDS encoding SLC13 family permease; the protein is MAAALVLGTVLLALVLFWTEWVPVEVTSLLVVCLLAATRVLTPKQAFSGFSDDTVIFIFTLLAMTQGLAATGVVNAVGERLTVLGRFGPVAFLVALLVTVAAFSAFVSNTVTAAAFLPVAVSGAQRVGLSKRDVLLPMAYASMLGGTVLLFGTSTNLVMSAAMARSGLGRIGVVELAPLGLPIAVVGIALVALLARPLLRRGARPVVPDAVPERAYLSEVAVPAGSPHVGQPLSEVAPTIGARPVAVVRRGEPRPPDPGAVLAPEDRVVVEGRREEIVEAAGAPGVALGTGGTPPGATAESAPARAPGAPDAPVVVEASVPPGSRLAGKVVADADLGAQLGLEVLGIHRRPAVQRLTKLQLLAGGRRRAASIAALPIAAGDLLLLRGLRERVRALADGGVLLVLSGVDAEPLRRRKALLAAAIFLGALAVGTAGLLPMAVAGLAGLLAMIFTGCVDARRALRVDWRVVLLVGSMLALGLAMEASGAGRLLGERLAEAGAAAGPRGVLLALVVLTIVLSAPMSNQAAALVMLPIAVAAAHRLGVDPRPFAIGVTLAGSCSFVTPLEPASMLVYGAGRYRFSDFVRVGTPLTLAIVALLTLGVPLIWPFTR
- a CDS encoding RsbRD N-terminal domain-containing protein yields the protein MGSRLAERIRETQDEVLATWEAGVRTLASAAQAPGPALFDQVPELLRWLADRLDHGGAPDEERDAFGHHHAIERVSQGFDLVEVIGELGLLRECLLDAWVAGPEGVEPADVRRMEVELDHVVALVVLQFVRDRSAGDAAAPAGA
- a CDS encoding histone deacetylase family protein — its product is MPRRVLLVSHPDCQAHDPGPGHPERLARLEAALEALAEDAALGPDVLVRVEAARATEQALLRVHTPGHLARVRAHVEAAARTRMLDWLEPETPVSAGSWRAAVAAAGAAIEAAERVARGEAGAAFALVRPPGHHAWADRGGGYCLLNNVAIAARAVQAAGLARRVLVVDWDVHHCDGTQSIFWEDPAVYVLSVHLWPHYPHTGAPEERGAGAGEGTTRNVAVPHGTRAPEQRRLFEEGLAAALAEFQPDLVLLSAGFDPLEGDPEGGLHLEPADLHAMTRTLLARCAAAGCDRIAAVLEGGYVPPRLGQGVVQVVRALAGLPAA